Proteins from a single region of Neodiprion virginianus isolate iyNeoVirg1 chromosome 4, iyNeoVirg1.1, whole genome shotgun sequence:
- the LOC124303091 gene encoding uncharacterized protein LOC124303091 isoform X2 — protein MDLTIEQYAISPLAAREAGTAVRKQWAEAVGRTGKDVYFNHVSSVYCCGDHFNLEEDAENWLKYRIMGTSIKLKAGVLPRISDTGDKNTSLLDAPCKAEKLDKEYYRLMASESPGHRDSGTIISTETRDDYNIDIKDEPLSRIVKNEPREPSQEKVFGEALTGDKLELPPVIVKTEPNDISLAKILTVEEHSRSYENVIPKNKTLSHKDIQCNISIRKHMRSKATQVDMNILMCSRGTSPIIFKQKK, from the exons ATGGATCTGACAATCGAACAGTACGCGATTTCTCCGCTAGCTGCACGCGAAGCT GGAACTGCTGTCCGAAAACAATGGGCCGAAGCAGTCGGTAGAACAGGCAAAGATGTTTACTTCAATCATGTATCCAGTGTCTATTGTTGTGGAGATCATTTTAAC CTTGAAGAGGATGCTGAAAACTGGTTGAAGTATAGGATAATGGGGACAAGTATTAAACTGAAAGCTGGGGTGTTGCCACGTATCTCAGACACCGGTGATAAAAATACTTCATTACTAGATGCACCGTGCAAAGCTGAAAAATTAGATAAGGAATACTACAGATTGATGGCGAGTGAGTCACCTGGCCACAGAGATAGTGGAACCATTATTAGTACTGAAACCAGGGATGATTATAATATTGACATTAAAGATGAACCACTTTCAAGGATTGTTAAGAATGAACCAAGAGAGCCTTCCCAAGAAAAAGTATTTGGAGAAGCGTTAACTGGAGATAAACTTGAATTGCCTCCAGTTATTGTGAAAACTGAACCAAATGATATTTCTTTAGCGAAAATATTGACGGTAGAAGAACATAGTAGAAGCTATGAAAACGTAATACCAAAGAACAAAACCCTCAGCCACAAAGATATTCAATGTAATATAAGCATCCGGAAGCACATGCGTAGCAAGGCTACACAGGTTGATATGAACATATTGATGTGCTCACGAGGGACTTCTCCCATTATATtcaaacagaaaaaataa
- the LOC124303091 gene encoding uncharacterized protein LOC124303091 isoform X3: MKCVHQMQPMKNYKYHGTAVRKQWAEAVGRTGKDVYFNHVSSVYCCGDHFNLEEDAENWLKYRIMGTSIKLKAGVLPRISDTGDKNTSLLDAPCKAEKLDKEYYRLMASESPGHRDSGTIISTETRDDYNIDIKDEPLSRIVKNEPREPSQEKVFGEALTGDKLELPPVIVKTEPNDISLAKILTVEEHSRSYENVIPKNKTLSHKDIQCNISIRKHMRSKATQVDMNILMCSRGTSPIIFKQKK, translated from the exons ATGAAATGTGTGCACCAAATGCAGCCGATGAAAAACTATAAGTATCAT GGAACTGCTGTCCGAAAACAATGGGCCGAAGCAGTCGGTAGAACAGGCAAAGATGTTTACTTCAATCATGTATCCAGTGTCTATTGTTGTGGAGATCATTTTAAC CTTGAAGAGGATGCTGAAAACTGGTTGAAGTATAGGATAATGGGGACAAGTATTAAACTGAAAGCTGGGGTGTTGCCACGTATCTCAGACACCGGTGATAAAAATACTTCATTACTAGATGCACCGTGCAAAGCTGAAAAATTAGATAAGGAATACTACAGATTGATGGCGAGTGAGTCACCTGGCCACAGAGATAGTGGAACCATTATTAGTACTGAAACCAGGGATGATTATAATATTGACATTAAAGATGAACCACTTTCAAGGATTGTTAAGAATGAACCAAGAGAGCCTTCCCAAGAAAAAGTATTTGGAGAAGCGTTAACTGGAGATAAACTTGAATTGCCTCCAGTTATTGTGAAAACTGAACCAAATGATATTTCTTTAGCGAAAATATTGACGGTAGAAGAACATAGTAGAAGCTATGAAAACGTAATACCAAAGAACAAAACCCTCAGCCACAAAGATATTCAATGTAATATAAGCATCCGGAAGCACATGCGTAGCAAGGCTACACAGGTTGATATGAACATATTGATGTGCTCACGAGGGACTTCTCCCATTATATtcaaacagaaaaaataa
- the LOC124303091 gene encoding uncharacterized protein LOC124303091 isoform X1: MSSRKWHKKCFVPGCSSNSFDQPLKAFIKLPQGTAVRKQWAEAVGRTGKDVYFNHVSSVYCCGDHFNLEEDAENWLKYRIMGTSIKLKAGVLPRISDTGDKNTSLLDAPCKAEKLDKEYYRLMASESPGHRDSGTIISTETRDDYNIDIKDEPLSRIVKNEPREPSQEKVFGEALTGDKLELPPVIVKTEPNDISLAKILTVEEHSRSYENVIPKNKTLSHKDIQCNISIRKHMRSKATQVDMNILMCSRGTSPIIFKQKK, encoded by the exons ATGAGCTCACGCAAATGGCataaaaagtgttttgtaCCTGGATGTTCGTCAAATAGCTTTGACCAGCCTTTGAAAGCATTCATTAAATTGCCACAGGGAACTGCTGTCCGAAAACAATGGGCCGAAGCAGTCGGTAGAACAGGCAAAGATGTTTACTTCAATCATGTATCCAGTGTCTATTGTTGTGGAGATCATTTTAAC CTTGAAGAGGATGCTGAAAACTGGTTGAAGTATAGGATAATGGGGACAAGTATTAAACTGAAAGCTGGGGTGTTGCCACGTATCTCAGACACCGGTGATAAAAATACTTCATTACTAGATGCACCGTGCAAAGCTGAAAAATTAGATAAGGAATACTACAGATTGATGGCGAGTGAGTCACCTGGCCACAGAGATAGTGGAACCATTATTAGTACTGAAACCAGGGATGATTATAATATTGACATTAAAGATGAACCACTTTCAAGGATTGTTAAGAATGAACCAAGAGAGCCTTCCCAAGAAAAAGTATTTGGAGAAGCGTTAACTGGAGATAAACTTGAATTGCCTCCAGTTATTGTGAAAACTGAACCAAATGATATTTCTTTAGCGAAAATATTGACGGTAGAAGAACATAGTAGAAGCTATGAAAACGTAATACCAAAGAACAAAACCCTCAGCCACAAAGATATTCAATGTAATATAAGCATCCGGAAGCACATGCGTAGCAAGGCTACACAGGTTGATATGAACATATTGATGTGCTCACGAGGGACTTCTCCCATTATATtcaaacagaaaaaataa